The segment GTAAGTCGCCTGCATAGGCAGCGCTCATGTCCAGTCGCAGCACCACGGCGTTGTCGTCATAGTCATGCGAGAGTAGCTGCGCGGTGGCATCGGGATCATCCAGCCGCTGCCCTCCCCCCGCTATCAGGGGAACGTTGTGCGCGCGCGAGGTACGCGTCCACTCACGGTGATGCTGGCTGCCGAAGGCGTAGCCATAGCTGCCGGTGGGACACAGCAACGAATGGCCGTTGTCGATGAGGCTGATATTGCCTTGGTCCGCATGACGGTGAGAGCTGTTGCCAAACGGGCTGCAACGATAGCGCAACTCAAGCTTGGCGAAGCGATCGAGGCCATGCCCGGCATGCGAGTAGAAGGCATGACGGGAGTCACCATGGGTCTGAGGTTCGAACCTGTCCTGCTGCTTGATGCGTTCATGAGTGAGACGAAGCTGGTCCCGTGTCGGGATGACATCCAGCAGATGCAGCGAGTAGACCTCTATCCTGTCTTCAAGGGCGCGACTCGCGGCGATGTCTTCCGCGCTCCCGAAGCGTTCGGCATAGAGACGCAGGGGATTCTGAGCGAAGAAGCCCGGCCATTCCTTGCCTTCTGGCCGACACCAGAAGCCATCGCCGAAAGGATGCAGGTCGTTGTCTGACGCCACGAAGTCACGACAATAGGCCAGATAATTGGCGTAGAACGGATGCTGGTAGAAGGAGAAGCCCGTCAGCCGTTCCACCGCCAGAAAGAACGGATGGAACCACTTGGTGTAGGAAGAGGAATAGAAGGCCCCTTCTGCCCAGCCACCGTCAGCGCCACCATAGAACGGCAGTACGCCGCGATAGAGATCCAGCGCGTATTGCAGCCATTGCGTGCACTGCGCAAGGTCGTGCTCCTTGTGCAGTACCAGTGCCGCCACACCGAGATAGGCCGGCAGGCGCGAGGTATGCGAATGGCCGGGATATTGCGCAAAGTCATCCTGTTCAAGACGCAGCATCATCTGCTGCGCGACCCGCACCAGCAGCGAGCGCACGAAGACGCCCTCGCCCTCGGCCAGCAGAGGACGCAGCCAGTGATAGGCAAGGAAGACGTTGCGCGCCAGAGACAGCCCGACCTCATCCCCCCACCGACACGGTCTCACCAGTGACGCCGGGCCATCCGTGCTCCACTCGGCCAGAGTGAGCAGGCGCGTCACCGCGGCTTTGCCAGCCGCCTCATCACCGTCAATGCGGTAGAGAAGACACAGCGCC is part of the Cobetia sp. L2A1 genome and harbors:
- a CDS encoding heparinase II/III domain-containing protein — protein: MLLLSRDHDFQVFLSPCAALAASTNPPAFTWPMAGTDVRYTFELIKRDTGEALCREAVCSPVLLDTLLAPGDYQWHVIDERGESSAWIDFTLTGKEPDYLAPRADALFVACEGWEQWMLYPESDLAQVREAATPHLPRLRATADVALKHSLPVYPDHYRQGRERYKRLAIHQMREWIDRDLMALCLLYRIDGDEAAGKAAVTRLLTLAEWSTDGPASLVRPCRWGDEVGLSLARNVFLAYHWLRPLLAEGEGVFVRSLLVRVAQQMMLRLEQDDFAQYPGHSHTSRLPAYLGVAALVLHKEHDLAQCTQWLQYALDLYRGVLPFYGGADGGWAEGAFYSSSYTKWFHPFFLAVERLTGFSFYQHPFYANYLAYCRDFVASDNDLHPFGDGFWCRPEGKEWPGFFAQNPLRLYAERFGSAEDIAASRALEDRIEVYSLHLLDVIPTRDQLRLTHERIKQQDRFEPQTHGDSRHAFYSHAGHGLDRFAKLELRYRCSPFGNSSHRHADQGNISLIDNGHSLLCPTGSYGYAFGSQHHREWTRTSRAHNVPLIAGGGQRLDDPDATAQLLSHDYDDNAVVLRLDMSAAYAGDLRVIRTLVLLREVGLVILDELSGEHPFALEWNLHSAVACAQQKTTFTLSAGQRDYRLRLESHPQLMPALQQGYGQHGDGQHGDGESNEEHDIIDSDARQDVSHMTWQILAQRQHRILASCVSQEVKFVQDGERLRIAWEGKEVGLQALCRKKI